A genomic window from Companilactobacillus alimentarius DSM 20249 includes:
- a CDS encoding FtsB family cell division protein produces the protein MEVHKLNSNVSVLKPKQSQTPPSPKPNNYVKKVHRRRIAVIGIVFAIIMVVFGVQIFNAHRTYANTMEQIEVSKTKLNKQKSLQSDLKLEVSQLHDTSYLEKYIREKYMYSKPGEQVYNLPNDVKTTTIQK, from the coding sequence ATGGAAGTACATAAACTAAATTCAAATGTTTCCGTTTTAAAGCCTAAACAGTCGCAAACACCTCCGTCACCCAAGCCTAATAATTACGTCAAGAAAGTTCATCGTCGACGTATCGCAGTGATCGGAATTGTTTTTGCAATTATCATGGTTGTATTTGGCGTTCAAATTTTTAATGCGCATCGAACATATGCCAACACAATGGAACAAATTGAAGTTAGTAAAACGAAGCTGAATAAGCAAAAGTCACTGCAGAGTGATTTAAAACTTGAAGTAAGTCAGCTTCATGATACGAGTTACTTGGAAAAGTATATTCGCGAAAAGTACATGTATAGCAAACCGGGCGAACAAGTATATAATTTGCCCAACGATGTTAAAACCACTACGATTCAAAAATAG
- a CDS encoding S1 domain-containing RNA-binding protein: MTVEVGAKTEGKVTGITNFGAFVDLGEGQSGMVHISEIADGYVKDIHDVLSVGDTVKVLVLNERNHKIALSIKQASDKPKPKYHAHHSHERNEHKSHKPESFDDMMSGFMKESEERLSTIKKNTEGKRGGRGGRRS; the protein is encoded by the coding sequence ATGACAGTCGAAGTAGGAGCTAAAACAGAAGGTAAGGTTACTGGAATTACAAACTTTGGGGCATTCGTTGACCTAGGAGAAGGACAAAGCGGAATGGTACATATCAGTGAAATCGCTGATGGTTACGTTAAGGATATTCACGATGTACTTAGTGTTGGAGATACCGTAAAGGTTTTAGTTCTTAATGAAAGAAATCATAAAATTGCACTTTCGATCAAGCAGGCTTCTGATAAACCAAAGCCTAAGTATCATGCACATCATTCTCATGAAAGAAACGAACATAAATCTCACAAACCCGAAAGCTTTGACGATATGATGTCAGGCTTCATGAAGGAAAGTGAAGAGCGATTGAGTACGATTAAGAAAAATACTGAAGGAAAACGTGGCGGCCGTGGTGGTCGTCGTAGCTAA